A window from Trinickia violacea encodes these proteins:
- a CDS encoding ABC transporter permease yields MANPNSAAAAGTRGFRVTWEAALGIVLVLSLGFGTVLSPMFISSANLGNMLADFTEIALMALPMTLIIVAAEIDLSVASVLGASSALMGVLWHMGLPMPVVIALVLMFGALAGFFNGFVIVRFNLPSLAVTIGTLALFRGLAYVLLGDQAVADFPAGYTAFGMNNVGSTFLPQPFTLVIVGAVIFTVVLHRTAFGRGLYAIGANPTAAAFSGIDVARVKLKLFVVSGFMSALAGVVYTLRFTSARGDNGEGFELPVIAAVLFGGVSIFGGRGSMAGVLLSLVIIGVLRNALTLNDVSSETLTIVTGALLLSSVLVPNLLARWRSMRERRSLMRAAASR; encoded by the coding sequence ATGGCTAATCCCAATTCCGCCGCAGCAGCCGGTACACGCGGTTTTCGCGTGACCTGGGAGGCGGCGCTCGGCATCGTGCTCGTACTGTCGCTCGGTTTCGGCACCGTGCTTTCGCCGATGTTCATCAGTAGCGCCAACCTTGGCAACATGCTGGCCGATTTCACCGAAATCGCGCTGATGGCGTTGCCGATGACACTCATCATCGTCGCCGCGGAAATCGATTTGTCGGTGGCGTCGGTGCTCGGCGCGTCGAGCGCGTTGATGGGCGTGCTGTGGCACATGGGGTTGCCGATGCCGGTCGTCATCGCGCTCGTGCTCATGTTCGGCGCGCTGGCCGGGTTCTTCAACGGCTTCGTCATCGTGCGTTTCAATCTGCCGTCGCTTGCCGTCACGATCGGCACGCTCGCGCTCTTTCGCGGGCTCGCTTATGTGCTTCTCGGCGATCAGGCCGTCGCCGATTTTCCGGCCGGCTATACCGCATTCGGAATGAACAACGTCGGCAGTACGTTCCTGCCGCAGCCGTTCACGCTCGTGATCGTCGGCGCAGTCATCTTTACGGTCGTGCTGCATCGCACGGCGTTCGGCCGCGGTCTCTATGCGATCGGCGCGAACCCGACCGCGGCCGCGTTCTCCGGCATCGACGTCGCGCGCGTCAAGCTCAAGCTGTTCGTCGTCTCGGGTTTCATGAGCGCGTTGGCGGGCGTCGTCTATACGCTGCGCTTTACGAGTGCGCGCGGCGACAACGGCGAGGGCTTCGAACTGCCGGTGATCGCGGCCGTGCTGTTCGGCGGAGTGAGCATTTTCGGCGGGCGCGGCTCGATGGCCGGCGTGCTGCTCTCGCTCGTCATCATCGGCGTGCTGCGCAATGCGCTGACGCTCAACGACGTATCGAGCGAAACGCTGACGATCGTGACCGGGGCGTTGTTGCTGTCGTCGGTGCTGGTGCCGAATCTGCTCGCGCGCTGGCGCAGCATGCGCGAGCGTCGTTCGTTGATGCGCGCGGCGGCTTCACGTTAA